The window GTGTAGAGTCTGCGTCGTCTGCACATCGGCCATACCATGTCGTGTGTACATCAATTTCGAATTGCGAGCACGAGTGGCGCACTGCCTTCCTCGGCCCGTACACCATTATTGATGATGGACGCGGTGGTGTCAGCTGGCCCAGTCTTGCTACTGCCCGGCCATGTCGTGCCCGCATCGTGTCATGGCCCGGCCAGCCGGCCACATGGCTTTTCGCTTCACTCATTGTGCTTGCGTTGTGGGGTTCAGAGAGTTCAACGGCCAGGCAAACGCGAGCTCGATCCGAAGCGGATTTTTGGAACACGGGTGCATTGGAGCACTTTATTTTAAATAGTTCAAAAACCACATTCTCTAAGTTTTAAAAcaattatacatgttcatatggttATATGTTACACATGCTTAAAATTTGATGGTGAAGTGAGCAACACGTGAGCTACGCAAAAATGGTAAAATGGTGGTTTCTGAATAGCGAACGGTACATGCATTGTTCATCTATTCAAAATCGcaatttgtcatttttgtgtggTTCAAAGCATCCACAGCCGGACTTGCAAATCCGGCTCCTTAAACGCCCGCGGACGCGCCCGCTCGCATTGACCGGGCACCTCTCAAATGTTGCATCGCACATCTGCATACCGTAAATTTTGATCATCAAAACCATGCAATCCATGCACATCGATCATATGGTGCAAACTGTCTGAATGCCAAAGTTCAAAACAAAGCAAAGTAAATCATAGTTCAACAAACCAAACATGACAAAATGAGATCAATGTCCGAGCGTGACGGATGGCCTCGGATCTCTGGTTGGGTGCCTGCTCCGAGCGGAATGCGTCCTGCTCCAGGCGGAATGTGTCCTGCTCGTCTTGCTCTGCCTGCATCCGAGCTGCAGCTGCCCTCGCCGTCTCGTACTTCCTGCGGTCGTTGATCTCCATCTTCTTGTCCGTCAGCCACTTCTTCGCATGCTTATTCAAGAGGGTCTCGTCCGCCAACGTAATCCGTGTAGGCGCTCGGAGGGAAGGGGTGCGGGATCCGAGCGCAGCGGAGGAGACAGCTGCTCCACCATGTCTGAACCTCcatgcgccgctgccgccgcctccctctctcgcTGCTGCAGTCGCCACAACTCGCGGGCGACGTTCTCCGCCTTGCAAGCCGTAGCCAATGAATTAACGCCGCCGACAGACGAGGCGGATTGCATCTCCGTCGCGGTGGTGTGGGTCGGGCTGGACGACATCGTCAGTGATGGGCCGGGACCGGAGGTGAGGATTGGGAGCAAGAGCGAAGGACGACGAGGGTCCGGGCACGGGAATGGTTGGAGGGCGGCGGGAAGAGGAGGAAGGGTttggtggatttggtgcaatttgggGTGTGGTCGGGCTGTCGAGTCCGACGTGGCGGGCGCGCCCAAgcgccccatatccgccccatatttgggttggatatgGGGGGGTGCCGGTCAGACCGGGCGTTTGAAGCCCGTTTAAGAAGCCCGTCTTGGTCAAAATATCGTGACCGAACAGTGACCGCGTGGGCGTATGAGGCGGGTTTGAAAggcccggttgtagatgctctcacATGGTTAATTATTCCATCACATAAATTCGCACATTGTAGTGTGCATCCATATGAGCATGTAGAATTTGTTTTCAAAAATAATTATACTTCAAAATACCATGCTCCATGCAGTATTTCAAATATTGTGCTCACTGGAGCAGTGCACCAAAGTAGTTTTTTCAGCTCATGGGATGCGAATGAACTATATGGCACTGAATTTGCTCAAAAGTGAAACCTCTGCGGCTAGTGGGGCGCACTGTCCAGCGGTGAACGCTTGAGGTTCTACAGGAGCAGTAAGGCCCCCGAACGGCTACATATTAGAAGATGAAAAAAACATACTTTCACCCAaattaaaataaaaaggaaagaggACTATTTGCTCACGAGCATAAATGTCCCttgatgaacagtaaaatctaaaaaaacagTTCAAACATCGATAAATGTTTTGAGTACTTGCAAAATTTCAATTTCATCATGGCCTGACATTAGtgaaagtcgtggcaaaaaaaatgATGTTTAAAAAAGTAGATGATTTTTTTCCAGGACTTCTAGCAATGAAACTTTACAAACACTCAAGCTTGCCACAAAAAAATCagaatatttttatatattttttaaggAAAATAATTCAAAGTTTATTGTTCATCAGAGAGCATTTAAGCCTGTCAGCAGAAGATAGACTTTGCACTAAAAAGGCGTTGTAGAGAAAGAACCCATTTTCCCCGGGAAGACGAACCTTCTTCGCAAGCTGCTTCGTGGGCCCTGTGAAACTTTTTTGACATAGCGTGCCTCGTGGACATGTTTTGTTAGGATTGTTACATCATCATATCGGAGCTGAGATCAGCCTACAAATCCTATGACAGCAAATGCAACAACGCGGCCAGCCTGGCGGACCGCTGTCACCGCGGCAACCTGCTTTCATCACCGGTAACAATTGCATTACTAAGAATAAATTAACCTTTAACCATGCAAACTGCCTGCTTCGTCCTTAATTTCGCCTTTCCATTTTAGAATGTGCGCATGTCTTGGTGCAGCTTACTGGGTTAGAGCATCTTCGATAGGCGCCCAAAAATTGCTCCGCGCGCTAAAATTCGTGCATTTTGGACGCCGGACAGCTCCAGCAAAATCTGTAAAATAGTGCGCGCTGACAAACGCTATCGCATGATGTAAATTTGAGGCGCCGCCTTGTGTGCGCTTCACAATTGCACTGCGTGTTTTTTTATGTGTGTTTTTGGTCATCTGGTAAACTAATGTTGGGTCCGGCGCGCTAAAAGTGCTACAGTGACGGACTAAAATTAATTTAGGGCGCGAAACTTTTGTGCGCCCGTTGGAGACGCTCTtagtgttagagcatctccaacaggcgcggcaAAAGGCGCGCCCGCGCGGTAAAGTTAGGTTTTAGCGCGCGCCGGCTgatttcgcgcgctccagcggtggcgggaaCTTACCACGTGCAGGAAGCGTTTGCGCGCGGGGGGAGAAAGCGGCATGCGGCGCGgtagatttggcgcgccgcttACCGCGCGCCTATAAATTGCCGCGCTCGCCACGCGCACAGCACACAGCCACGCGCCCTCCCCTCGcaacctcgccgcctcgccgcttcgCAGCTTTCCCCGCCACCAccgtgccaccatgccgccgcgccgccggggtGCTTCGGGCTATCGCACCGTCCGCGAGCGCCCCAACGGTTGGTACTCCGCCGAGATATGGTCCGGCGACGTCCGGCCCGGCCTCGGGACGTTCCGGAGCGCGCATGAggcggcccgcgcgtacgacgcggcggcatggCGCTTGGACAGGCCCCGGTCGCAGATGAACTTTCGGGACGTCTTCACGCGCGAGCAGGCGCAGCGcgtcgcccctccgccgcgtctcatcaccgacatggaccgtgccgaccacgctcggcggcagcgccgcctcctcgtcgccgaggaggacgagcgagccatggcggagtgaCGCCGCCGCCACCCGAAGGACGTCGCCGACGAGCATGCCTactgggcggagaggacggcaaggcgccgcgCGGAGCGGGCTGACCGGCGTCAGCGGAAGGCATTGGCGAACGAGCAGTGCGACATAGTTTCAGCAGGTGGGAGGTCGTTCTTCACCGCGGACGACGAACGTTGGGACGACATATGGATCTCAATCTCGGACGACACCGACGAGGATGATGGTGATGGTAGCGACTTGGAGTAGTTTCTATCGCTGTATGCCATAGTAgcttctatctatctatctatgccatAGTAGTATCTATTTATCTATGTATGTCGAAACTATCTATCTATGTATGTCgaactatctatctatctatgtaaaatATCTTGTATCATTTTTTTTATCTATGCAAAAAAATGTTTATAGAATGAGCGCGTGCGCTGCATTTTTACCGCGCCTGCTGAAACTGCATGCGCGCGGCTTTACAGCGCGGCTCCTGGAGCAAACGCtacgcgccgcgccaaaccagacAATGGGCGCGTGCCAAATCAGTTTTTAGCGCGCGGCTCgttcggcgcctgttggagatgctcttaagacTTGGAATGGGTTTTGCGCTGGTAGACTTGAGCAGCAGTCTTCAGCCATTTTGGGCGCAAGTAATTGAACATTAGAGCACCTCTGATACAGCGGGGTTAAGCTCACCTAGCTTTCTGTGCGGTGGTGGCGTACGTGTCGGTGCCTCTCTATTGTGCTCGGTGTTTCGCTAAAAGAAAAACTTTAGCATTGGCGTTGCATTTGTAGTCAATAAGACTTTTGTACGGGAGGTCGTCTCAACACGCAAGAGGAAAGGAAATGGGGGTAATATCTCTGGCGTATGTTGTTTACCTACATCTGGAGCAATCATCAAATCCATCACCGCTTGCATAAGTCGTGAACACGCCGAACACGCCACAAATTTTTACATAGAATCAACAGAATTCGGCACATCAAGCAAACTAGTAGTAGAGAATGCGCACGCTACTAGAAAAACAGTCAATCGAACGATCTCCAAACCAGAATAACACAAGGAGAAATGGCACAGGGGATGGGAGGAGCATGACGCATGAAAATCACCGGAGATTTCGCGGCCGTGGCCTGCCTATCTCATCATGCCGACGGGCGTGGCCGGCGCCCCCATGACCTGCCCTCCGGTGACGCCCCGGTTCCGGCGCTCCATGTTGGCGTCCCAGCCGATCCCCATGTCGAAGCCGCGGTTCTTGAGCTCCCGGTACTCCTGGCAGAGCGCGCAGAGCTCGCAGCACCAATGCACGAGGAAGTCCGGGCACTCCCCCTCGTCCAGGTCGTAGTGCGCCCGCATCTTGGTGCGGTAGACGCACGAGTAGAGGCACCCCATCCCCGTCGTCGCGCAGATGGCCGCGTAGGCCGCCCCGCTCCCGGCGCACGCTGCATCAGCAAGCCAATCTCTCATACGTCAAACATAGCCGGTGGATCTACcgagctagaagaagaagaagaagctgaatAAATGGGGGGAGGGGAGGGAGAAAGAACTCACAGCAGGTTCCTCTGTCCACGATGTCCGCGATCTGCCCGAACGTGATGCAGGGGcacaggcacgtgatgagaccttcACGAAAGACATGGATAAGCTCAACTGAGCGGCCATGGGCGACCATTGCTAGCTATCTAGTAGCTCTCGGCTCTGAGCAAGAGGGGAACCGACCGATTACTGGAAGAAAGAAAGACAGAGACCGCTTACAGTTTCCCGGGTCGTCCATGCAGTGGAAGAGGCCGGTGGACCAGCGCGCCAGCCCGGCGGCGGGGCGGGCGTGGTGGCTCTGGTTCATGGCGTGGTTGTACGTGGgctgctgctgcggcggcggcgccGTGGGCGGAGGGCCGTTGCTGAACCTGTCGTACGCGTCGGAGGGGGTGGTGGGATACATTGCTTGGGAATACAGCCGTGCCCTGTTTATGCCTGTGCTAAAGCCAAAGAAAGGACCAGGTTCCTCTTTAAAAAGGAATCACTAACGAGCCTCTCGCAACTCGCAAGTCTTTTCCTCATTGTTTTTGTAACAATCAGTTGGCATCTCttattcaaaaacatgtttaaaaaATCAGTTGGTATGTGACCAGTATTCCAGTGTTGACGGTGATGCGATGCGAAATAGTGCAGCACTGTGAGTAAATATCTTGGATGCTTCGTGCTACGCTTGGAGCAAGCAGAAGACGCTACTGCTGCGTGCACTGTGCATTTTGTCCATGCTCTTGTGTCTTGAATGATTGCAAAAAAGATGTGGATGTACTATTTCCTAAGTTTCATTGAACTAACTTAACAAGTAATACTCCCTAATTTCCGGGGAAGAACACAACTAGTGCTTGCTGAGCATCATTATCATATATGCACAGTGTAAAGATCATACTACTACCGAAGTCTTGGTCTTGCTAGCCAACTCGCAGATAAAGAAAATGGAGAAAAGTGAGTCTTGGTCTTGCTTTCAATATACTTTTGCAGTTTCCTATCCATACTGCCAACTTGTCGACGAACCATGCAACAAAAGTTGCTGTTCAAGGGGGCTAACTGCCGTTAAACATAATAAAAGTGGTTAGGTTTCAAACTATTGAAGTCTAACCAGACGAGGTGACAGCAAAGTTTTGGAATATGCAAGGTGGATATAGTAGTTTTTGCCATTGGTTTGCGCTACTTGTCTCGAAGACAGCTCCCTTGATCGGCCACATGCGAAACCTAGGGAGCTTAAATAATCATCAATATTGTACTCTCTCTTAATTTACAGGGCGTGTGCGTATCCTAAatcatcaatttgaccaacctaatacaagttatatattacaaaaaatatattaaTATAAATTTCAGATGTTCTATTTCTAAAAGGTAtattttttgtgttatatagtttatataggATAATAAAATTGGCAatctaggtatacgcgtaggacttgtaaactgaaacggagggagtacgtactttCTCTAATCTTGTTTAGTCTAACAACAGCTAGTGCGATGTCAAAAGGAGAAACAACATCTAGCTGTATTTCATTCTATTTTATATATCCAACAGCAGCGGAAGATGGATTAGTTGTCCAAAAAAAATAACAACAGAAATACTAAAAATCTGACGTTGGGTATTTTATACTTCAtcggtcccaaaataagtgtctcaaagtCTTTCATCCTCCCCAAGAGAAGTCTCCTTCCTCCCCCTGTCGGCGCCACCGAGGATCCGCCCCGCCTCCAATGGCCTTTGGCCTATGGAGGTGCCGAGAATCTCGGCCCCCGCTGGCGGGAGGGACCTTGTTTCTCGTTTCTGCTAGGTTAGGGTTGTGTGGCGCCGGCGATGTCCCTCGGTAGCAATAATGTCTCCCACGTCCTATCCCCATCCTGATAATGTGAATAGCGTTGTTGGAggatgtgtggaggtgtgtctccgtcggATCTCATGGGATTCGGTCGGTGCTGGTCTTCGATGGATGTATTTGGATCCAGTTTTTATTCGACTTCATTCGTGTGGTTCTAGGTTTGatctttccgatctacaattctcttcatcggcgatggttgctactctggtgtgctggtcctttggggccttagcacgacgactttccgactgtctactacaacaaggtttgtccggctccggtgatggaggggagatgacggcggcgcgccttcggctcgctctagTGCTTGTAGCCGTCGCTAGGTGGTCCATAGACCTGGtagtaatttttattacctcttgTGTTCTCTGTACTGCTATTGATGAATAGATTGGGAATTTCTCTCGAAAAagaaagttaagacacttattttgggacggagggagtacatgacaaagcGAACTTTTTTCATGCAATTTATATAGACGTGAGAATGGCAAATTTAGTTTTGCAAGCATGGTAGTTTTCGGGCAAAAATTAAACTGAGGCGTATTCGTCATGCGCGCCAACTAAACTTGACATCATCGGCGAACATAACTTAGCATGAAAATGTTTTTTCTGGCTATATTGGGACTAAATGGCATTGCACTGCTCGCACAATAGGCCCCAATACCTATGTCATGCGTTTCCCTAATCAAAGAGATGTTAGAAAAGCATGCTACAATGATAAGATGACCTTGAGATCATGTGGAGTGGTGGTGAAAATAGTCCCATGGTCTGCTAATGTTGGGGCAAAAGGTGTGACGAAAATTGCTTGGGTTAAAGTAGCAAATGTACCCTTGGAAAGGAGAAATGAAAGAAATCTCGCATATGTGGCTTCTTTGGTAGGTGTTCCACTTGAAATCGACATGGCCACCCTACATAAGCCTGAATTTGTACGGGTCCGGCTGGGATGTCGTAATGTGGATGAGATACACGGAGTTGCAGAAGCAGTTTTGGGCACacattttttttttcttctttgaaaTCGATAAGGTGTTGATTAGAGATccagagagagaagagagcaagAGTGCTCAAGTTGATACTACTAAGAAAAACTCATCTGTTGACAAGCAAAATGTTCGGACATATCTTAAATCCAATGAAAAAGAGAAAGGGGCTGGGTCCAGTAGATATATGGAAATGGAAAAAAATGCTCCTGTTGATTCTTTAGAAGATGGGCAAGAGGAATAAGAAGAAACTGAGGATAATACTTTACTGATTGATACCATTGCTGATGAGGCATGTAAAAAAAGAGGACCTGTTTAAATCCATCACAATTTCTGCTACAACTGAGCAGTATGTTGATCAGATCCAGGTAGAAAAAAAGTCTTCTAACACTGATAATATTTCTAATGACATATATGCTTTGCATATATCTCATTTGGAAGAGACAAATAATGAGCAGGTGGAAGAGCTTGAGGGAGATGAGCATGAAAAGGAGGGGGCGAAAACTGAGTATATGGTACAGTTCCCCACCTCTTCTGATAATATGGGGGAAGTGATTCCTACCCCTCCTCTTATTCCTGAAGCTGGACTGAGGCTCAGTGTGAGGAACATGCAGAATATGGAAGGCAAAATATAGGACAAGGCTGCAACTATATCCAAGTAAAGAAACCTGGAAGGTAATGAGCCGACCCATAATTCTTTTGAAGTG is drawn from Triticum dicoccoides isolate Atlit2015 ecotype Zavitan chromosome 6B, WEW_v2.0, whole genome shotgun sequence and contains these coding sequences:
- the LOC119326412 gene encoding cell number regulator 1-like; translation: MYPTTPSDAYDRFSNGPPPTAPPPQQQPTYNHAMNQSHHARPAAGLARWSTGLFHCMDDPGNCLITCLCPCITFGQIADIVDRGTCSCAGSGAAYAAICATTGMGCLYSCVYRTKMRAHYDLDEGECPDFLVHWCCELCALCQEYRELKNRGFDMGIGWDANMERRNRGVTGGQVMGAPATPVGMMR